A window of the Rhizobium brockwellii genome harbors these coding sequences:
- a CDS encoding NADH-quinone oxidoreductase subunit D — MTEHNVRNFNINFGPQHPAAHGVLRLVLELDGEIVERVDPHIGLLHRGTEKLIETKTYLQAVPYFDRLDYVAPMNQEHAYAMAVEKLLGIEIPIRGQLIRVLYSEIGRILSHLLNVTTQAMDVGALTPPLWGFEEREKLMVFYERASGSRMHAAYIRPGGVHQDLPEQLVQDIGAWCDPFLKALDDIDNLLTGNRIFKQRNVDIGVVSLEECWAWGFSGVMVRGSGAAWDLRRAQPYECYSDLEFDIPIGKNGDNYDRYLIRMIEMRESVRIMKQCVNRLLSDAKTGPFSSIDGKVVPPKRGEMKRSMEALIHHFKLYTEGYHVPAGEVYAAVEAPKGEFGVYLVSDGTNKPYRCKIRAPGYAHLQAMDFMCRGHQLADVAAVLGSLDIVFGEVDR; from the coding sequence ATGACAGAACATAACGTCCGCAACTTCAATATCAATTTCGGACCGCAGCATCCGGCGGCGCACGGCGTTCTTCGTCTTGTCCTGGAGCTTGACGGCGAAATTGTGGAGCGGGTCGATCCGCATATCGGCCTTTTGCATCGCGGCACCGAAAAGCTGATCGAGACCAAGACCTATCTTCAGGCCGTGCCCTATTTCGATCGCCTCGACTACGTCGCGCCGATGAACCAGGAACATGCCTATGCGATGGCCGTCGAAAAGCTGCTCGGCATCGAGATCCCGATTCGCGGCCAGCTGATCCGCGTTCTCTATTCGGAAATCGGTCGCATCCTGTCGCACCTCCTGAACGTCACGACGCAGGCCATGGACGTCGGCGCGCTGACGCCGCCGCTCTGGGGCTTCGAAGAGCGTGAAAAGCTGATGGTGTTCTACGAGCGCGCCAGCGGCTCACGCATGCATGCCGCTTATATCCGTCCGGGCGGCGTCCACCAGGATCTGCCCGAACAGCTCGTGCAGGATATCGGCGCCTGGTGCGACCCGTTCCTGAAGGCGCTTGACGACATCGACAACCTGTTGACCGGCAACCGCATCTTCAAGCAGCGCAACGTCGATATCGGCGTCGTCTCGCTGGAGGAATGCTGGGCCTGGGGCTTCTCCGGCGTCATGGTGCGCGGTTCCGGTGCGGCCTGGGATCTGCGTCGCGCCCAGCCCTATGAATGTTATTCCGATCTCGAATTCGATATCCCGATCGGCAAGAATGGCGACAACTACGACCGTTATCTGATCCGCATGATCGAGATGCGCGAATCGGTCCGCATCATGAAGCAATGCGTCAACCGTCTGCTCTCGGATGCGAAGACCGGTCCTTTCTCGTCGATCGACGGCAAGGTCGTGCCGCCGAAGCGCGGCGAGATGAAGCGCTCGATGGAAGCGCTGATCCACCACTTCAAGCTCTATACCGAAGGCTATCATGTGCCGGCCGGCGAGGTTTATGCCGCCGTCGAAGCGCCGAAGGGCGAATTCGGCGTCTATCTCGTCTCCGACGGCACCAACAAGCCCTATCGCTGCAAGATCCGCGCCCCCGGTTATGCCCATCTGCAGGCGATGGACTTCATGTGCCGCGGCCACCAGCTTGCCGACGTCGCGGCCGTCCTCGGCTCGCTCGACATCGTCTTCGGCGAGGTGGATCGCTGA
- a CDS encoding NADH-quinone oxidoreductase subunit E: MSVRRLAEDQFQPAAFAFSDENAVWADKTIQKYPAGRQQSAVIPLLMRAQEQDGWVTRAAIEKIADMLDMAYIRVLEVATFYTQFQLHPVGTRAHVQVCGTTPCMLRGSEALMSVCKSKIHAHAFERNAEGTLSWEEVECLGACVNAPMVMIGKDTYEDLTPARLEEIIDVFAAGNGASIKPGTQIDRVFSAPEGGLTSLTTEEPKARTRSKKADAETVSAPVDAAPVPPSEAARPKSTDAETNAALKTPATAPKAAAKNAKAAEQQPISGTAAAEPAPKAAVTAEVAPAAKPALTDKNRPAGIEKPAAPDDLKMISGVGPKIEATLNEIGIFTFAQVAGWKKAEREWVDGYLNFRGRIERDDWVKQAKALAKGGEAEYIKVFGKKPR, from the coding sequence ATGTCCGTTCGTCGATTAGCCGAAGATCAATTTCAGCCTGCCGCATTCGCCTTCAGCGATGAGAATGCGGTCTGGGCGGACAAGACGATCCAGAAATACCCCGCCGGCCGCCAGCAATCGGCGGTCATTCCGCTGTTGATGCGGGCGCAGGAGCAGGACGGCTGGGTCACGCGCGCGGCGATCGAAAAGATCGCCGACATGCTTGATATGGCCTATATCCGCGTGCTCGAGGTCGCGACCTTCTATACGCAGTTTCAGCTGCATCCTGTGGGTACCCGCGCCCATGTCCAGGTCTGCGGCACGACGCCCTGCATGCTGCGCGGCTCGGAAGCGCTGATGTCGGTCTGCAAGAGCAAGATCCATGCCCATGCCTTCGAGCGCAATGCCGAAGGTACGCTATCCTGGGAAGAGGTCGAATGTCTCGGGGCCTGCGTCAACGCCCCGATGGTGATGATCGGCAAGGACACCTATGAAGACCTGACGCCCGCGCGTCTTGAAGAGATCATCGACGTCTTTGCCGCCGGCAATGGCGCCAGCATCAAGCCCGGCACCCAAATCGACCGGGTGTTTTCGGCGCCCGAAGGCGGCCTGACCTCGCTGACGACGGAAGAGCCGAAGGCAAGGACCCGCTCCAAGAAGGCCGATGCCGAAACCGTATCGGCTCCAGTCGACGCCGCGCCGGTTCCGCCCTCCGAGGCCGCCCGCCCGAAGAGCACCGATGCCGAGACCAATGCTGCCCTGAAGACGCCGGCAACGGCGCCGAAGGCGGCTGCGAAAAACGCAAAGGCAGCCGAGCAGCAGCCGATATCAGGCACTGCGGCTGCCGAACCGGCGCCGAAAGCTGCCGTCACGGCTGAAGTCGCCCCGGCGGCAAAGCCTGCTCTGACCGACAAAAATCGGCCGGCCGGCATCGAAAAGCCCGCCGCACCGGATGATCTGAAGATGATCTCGGGTGTCGGCCCGAAGATCGAGGCGACGTTGAACGAAATCGGCATCTTCACCTTCGCGCAGGTCGCAGGCTGGAAGAAGGCCGAACGCGAATGGGTCGACGGCTATTTGAATTTCCGCGGCCGCATCGAGCGCGATGACTGGGTCAAGCAGGCCAAGGCGCTCGCCAAGGGCGGGGAAGCGGAATATATCAAGGTCTTCGGCAAGAAGCCGCGGTAA
- the nuoF gene encoding NADH-quinone oxidoreductase subunit NuoF produces MLQDKDRIFTNIYGLKDKSLKGAMSRGHWDGTKQILEKGRDWIINEMKASGLRGRGGAGFPTGLKWSFMPKESDGRPHYLVVNADESEPGTCKDRDIMRHDPHTLIEGCVIASFAMGANAAYIYVRGEYIREREALQAAIDECYDYGLLGKNNKLGWDMDIFVHHGAGAYICGEETALLESLEGKKGQPRLKPPFPANMGLYGCPTTVNNVESIAVAPTILRRGAGWFSAIGRPNNVGTKLFMLSGHVNKPCTVEEEMGITFRELVDRHAGGIRGGWDNLLAVIPGGASCPIVPAKDIIDCPMDFDGLRGVGSSFGTAAAIVMDKSTDVIKAIARISAFFKHESCGQCTPCREGTGWMWRVMERMAKGNAQKREIDMLFQVTKQIEGHTICALGDAAAWPVQGLIRNFRPEIEKRIDQYTASALDHGAVLEAAE; encoded by the coding sequence ATGTTACAAGATAAAGACCGCATCTTTACCAACATCTACGGCCTCAAGGACAAATCCCTGAAGGGCGCGATGAGCCGCGGCCACTGGGACGGCACCAAGCAGATCCTCGAAAAGGGCCGCGACTGGATCATCAACGAGATGAAGGCGTCTGGCCTTCGCGGTCGTGGCGGCGCCGGTTTCCCGACCGGCCTCAAATGGTCCTTCATGCCGAAGGAAAGCGACGGCCGGCCGCATTACCTCGTCGTCAACGCCGACGAATCCGAGCCCGGCACCTGTAAAGACCGCGACATCATGCGCCACGATCCGCATACGCTGATCGAAGGCTGCGTCATCGCGAGTTTCGCGATGGGCGCCAATGCGGCTTACATCTACGTGCGCGGCGAATATATCCGCGAGCGCGAAGCGCTGCAGGCGGCGATCGACGAATGCTATGATTACGGCCTGCTCGGCAAGAACAACAAGCTCGGCTGGGACATGGATATCTTCGTCCATCACGGCGCCGGCGCCTATATTTGCGGCGAAGAAACCGCGCTGCTCGAAAGCCTTGAAGGCAAGAAGGGCCAGCCGCGCCTGAAGCCGCCGTTCCCGGCCAATATGGGCCTCTACGGCTGCCCGACGACGGTCAACAACGTCGAATCGATCGCTGTTGCGCCGACCATCCTGCGCCGCGGCGCCGGCTGGTTCTCGGCCATCGGCCGTCCGAACAATGTCGGCACCAAGCTGTTCATGCTCTCCGGCCACGTCAACAAGCCGTGCACGGTTGAAGAGGAAATGGGCATCACCTTCCGCGAACTGGTCGACCGCCATGCCGGCGGCATTCGCGGCGGCTGGGACAACCTGCTTGCCGTCATTCCGGGCGGGGCATCCTGCCCGATCGTTCCGGCCAAGGACATCATCGATTGCCCGATGGATTTCGACGGCCTGCGCGGCGTCGGCTCTTCCTTCGGTACGGCCGCCGCGATCGTCATGGACAAGTCCACCGACGTCATCAAGGCGATCGCTCGTATCTCCGCCTTCTTCAAGCATGAGAGCTGCGGCCAGTGCACGCCCTGCCGCGAAGGCACGGGCTGGATGTGGCGCGTGATGGAGCGCATGGCCAAGGGCAATGCCCAGAAGCGCGAAATCGACATGCTGTTCCAGGTAACGAAGCAGATCGAAGGCCACACCATCTGTGCGCTCGGCGATGCCGCAGCATGGCCGGTGCAGGGTCTGATCCGTAACTTCCGTCCCGAGATCGAAAAGCGCATCGACCAGTATACGGCGAGCGCGCTTGATCACGGAGCGGTTCTGGAGGCGG